In one Watersipora subatra chromosome 6, tzWatSuba1.1, whole genome shotgun sequence genomic region, the following are encoded:
- the LOC137397974 gene encoding uncharacterized protein: protein MGDIERMFHQFKVSENNQDYLRFIWYNAEGQLKSYKMTVHIFGARSSPACATYGLRFMADNFRDAIPHNTQSHHFIHHNFYVDDGLASVRNESEAVNLIKESQALCQTGKLRLHKIASNSRAVLAAIPKSECTSTLASLELTSEPLPQERYLGVLWDTNQDIFTFKHEPPSKPNTRRGFLSSVASVFDPLGLISPFALKGRIVLQETCKQNYDWDTPLESSLLNCWVKWKSDLSNVHNV, encoded by the coding sequence ATGGGAGACATCGAGAGGATGTTTCACCAGTTCAAAGTATCGGAAAATAACCAAGATTATTTACGATTCATTTGGTACAACGCAGAAGGTCAGCTTAAGTCATACAAAATGACGGTACATATATTTGGAGCCAGGTCCTCTCCTGCATGTGCCACTTATGGGCTACGATTTATGGCTGACAATTTCAGAGACGCAATTCCCCACAACACACAATCGCACCACTTTATACACCATAACTTTTATGTTGATGATGGCCTTGCCAGTGTCAGAAACGAATCTGAGGCCGTAAACCTGATCAAAGAATCTCAGGCTCTGTGTCAGACAGGGAAACTGAGGTTACACAAGATAGCTTCAAACAGTAGAGCCGTACTAGCTGCCATTCCAAAAAGTGAGTGCACTAGCACATTAGCCAGTCTGGAGCTTACCTCAGAACCTCTTCCACAAGAAAGGTATCTTGGTGTACTGTGGGATACTAACCAAGATATATTCACTTTCAAGCATGAACCACCCTCAAAACCCAACACCCGAAGAGGATTTTTGTCCTCAGTCGCATCCGTTTTTGACCCTTTAGGCCTGATATCCCCCTTCGCACTCAAAGGGAGAATTGTTCTGCAGGAAACCTGCAAGCAGAACTATGATTGGGATACCCCTTTAGAATCATCACTGCTAAATTGCTGGGTCAAATGGAAGTCAGACCTCTCCAATGTACACAATGTTTAA
- the LOC137397973 gene encoding uncharacterized protein — protein sequence MTYQLPLSEPKVFDGNPVDYPRWALSFDILIGKKPLSDSEKLDYMSKYLGGKALEVVNGYFLLQSETAYVEARAVLDARFGDPFTIAQGFRSKLEQWSAIKPRDHDGLQKFIDFLLLCKTAKVFIDKLSFLDNYEVHKQILAKLPEFIIRHWVRKATKYQKKYNQSPSFEALCKFLSTELEMSCNPMYADIYADKAYTNDTNKQSRNLKKTYATQHNGPTQDIKGEISTKECVYCNMKNHSTAECGKFGRLSFNEQQTFMRDKQLCFSCLTDAHSYRQCEVPAICKVCQGKHPTALHNMRTSSVKQQVKSGFGNSSNLEQSKPITNSSLQPKAAEPLKTKDNSQ from the coding sequence ATGACATATCAACTACCACTATCAGAGCCAAAGGTGTTTGATGGAAATCCAGTAGACTATCCTCGTTGGGCGCTCAGCTTTGATATCCTGATAGGTAAAAAACCACTTTCCGACTCCGAAAAGTTAGATTACATGAGTAAATATCTTGGAGGAAAAGCTTTAGAAGTTGTAAACGGGTACTTTCTCCTACAAAGTGAGACCGCTTATGTTGAAGCCAGAGCAGTCTTAGACGCCAGATTTGGTGACCCATTTACAATTGCTCAAGGTTTTAGAAGCAAACTTGAACAGTGGTCTGCCATCAAACCTAGAGACCATGATGGGCTGCAGAAGTTCATAGACTTCCTTCTGTTGTGCAAGACTGCAAAAGTCTTTATAGACAAGCTTTCATTTCTTGACAACTATGAGGTTCATAAACAAATCTTGGCTAAGCTGCCTGAATTCATAATTCGGCATTGGGTGCGAAAGGCTACTAAATATCAAAAGAAATACAACCAAAGCCCAAGTTTTGAAGCACTGTGCAAGTTTTTGAGTACAGAACTTGAGATGTCATGTAATCCTATGTACGCCGACATATACGCAGACAAGGCCTACACAAACGATACTAACAAGCAAAGCAGAAACCTGAAGAAAACATATGCCACCCAGCATAATGGACCAACACAAGATATCAAAGGTGAAATCAGTACTAAGGAGTGCGTCTATTGCAACATGAAAAACCACTCCACCGCAGAGTGTGGGAAATTTGGTCGACTCTCCTTTAACGAACAACAAACCTTCATGAGGGACAAACAGCTATGTTTCTCTTGCTTGACTGATGCCCACAGCTACAGGCAGTGTGAAGTACCAGCTATATGTAAAGTATGTCAAGGTAAACACCCAACAGCCTTACACAATATGCGAACTTCATCCGTCAAACAACAGGTAAAATCTGGTTTTGGCAATAGCTCGAATCTGGAGCAATCTAAGCCTATAACCAACAGCTCCTTGCAGCCAAAAGCTGCAGAACCTTTAAAAACAAAAGACAATTCTCAATGA